CTGCCCCGGCAGTAGAAAGCTCTTATGACCCAACAGCGACTTCCACCTCCATTTCTGCTATTGTCTCCAACCCTCTGCTGGCCAGTTTGAAGAAGATGCAGAACTGCACTAATTCAGTTACCAATTCAGGTGTGTAATAATGGGCTTGTGCTAACAGCCCCTAACTACTTAATTTTGCTGCAGTATGTGGTTCCAGGAttagaataatttttttaatgtaaGTATCAGCAACTTAAATGGCGAATGGATTGAGCCTTTTGTGGATACAACCTGAATCCTTTCCCCCATTAATCTAATTATTCAGCATAGCCCAACGTCTTGCAGGTAATACTGTGCCTATTTTCTGTTGATCTGCGTCCCAATTCAGAATGAGTTTGGGTAGTCTTATTTCAGttttcaatggacacaggcctAAAACAAAACTCGTCTTAATTGAACACTGAGTAGAAATCTCAGGCAGATGAGTCACAGCATGCCTggtgtgggagatggggagaatgtcATGCTGCAGTTGCGGATGCTCATCTGAGTTTGGGGTATGAGCAGAATAGAGGAGTTCTTGTTTTGCATTTTGCTGACTAATCCCCTAACTGACCTAGAAGTGCTTGAAGCTGACACTGGGTTCTTGATATGAGACATTGCAAAATGGATATTTCCATCACTCAAACTGGTGCCAAGATGAACACAACATGTTCTTCAGGGGAAGTAAAAAACTTGTTGACATGTGACTTCTGATTATATTTGTTCTTTGCTTTTACTGATCATCAAATGCATTTCATTTGTTTTTTATATTTTCATCCTGATTGGGGCAGGCCATCTCCCCACTTGTAAATCATTTGGTTGCTTGCTTTCAGGATTCCAGTCACTACTTTCAAAGGCTTATCAGTAAAGGTTGCTTTGATTACTCACTAAGGATATGATTCTCCTTAACACTCTTGAATTGGAAGGATTTCCCAACAAAATCAATACTTTCCTTTTACAtcttttaaaaggcatttgatagcaAAATTAAATTCCTGGGGATTAAAGGAACATTGGCAGCTTAGATATGAAATTGGCTCAGGGAGACAGTCAGTATATAATGGTAAATGCTTGTTTTCTAGGCTGGAGAGAGGTATACACTGGTGTTGCCCAAGAGCCAGTATTGGAACCAGTGCCCTTTTTGATATTTTTATTGACCAGGAATTGGGCATACAGGTTATAatttcaaagataaaaacaaaaaaactgcggatgctggaaatccaaaacaaaaacagaattacctggaaaaactcagcaggtctggcagcatcggcggagaagaaaagagttgacgtttcgagtcctcatgacccttcgagttctgtcgaagggtcatgaggactcgaaacgtcaactcttttcttctccgccgatgctgccagacctgctgagtttttccaggtaattctgtttttgtttataatttcaaagtttgttgatgacatgacACTTGAGTTAAAAAATGACAATATACTTCAGGAGGATATTAATGATAAAATGGGCATGTGAGTACCAGATGAAATCTAACACTGAattgtgaagtgatatattttgttaGAAAGAGTGATGTGGTACAGTATAAAGTAAATGATACAATTTTAGGGGAGTTGAAGGAACAAAGAGTATCTACACCAATCTTTGAAGCTGGGAGaccaagttgagaaggctgtaaAAAAGCACATGGATTCTTGGATTTTTTATGAagacatggagtacaaaagcaaggaagttatgcctaacatttatttaaaaaaactggttaggcctcagctgcagtattgtgtgcaattctaggCACTAGACTTGAAGAAAAATGTCCCATCCTTGGAGAGGTTACAGTGGAGATGTACTGGAATCATATTAGGGATGAGGGACCTCAGTTGTGGAGAGTTGTGTGGAGAGATGAGAGAATATGGGATCTGGGGTTGTTGGAGCAAAGGAAGCTAAATGGAGATGAGTTGTTTAGATAGTGcgtaaggagaaattgtttccagtggcagagggGTTGGCAATCGGGCATGAATTTAAGGTGAATGTCAGAGGAATCGGAGGGGATGTGGTAAAAAaaatttttacacagtgagttatgatctaaaatgcactgcctgaaagtctACCAGATGTAGATGCAATCATAACTTTtaaaaggaattgaataaatttaaagggaAAACGTTTGCAGGAATATAGGGAAAGAGTGAACGAGTGGACCAAGTAGTGAGTATCAAAGAACCGACAGGCACTATAGGCTGAATGGCCGCCACCTATGTTGTAACATTCTGTGGTTCCATGATCATTTGTGATTTGAGCAAGGTGTGAAGGCTGAGATCGTGTGTCAGGCTCTTGCTACAGTATCAGCCTTTTATGTATTTTTGACAACCAAACAAACCAGTCCAAGTCAGAATTAtatgccatgatgggattcaaatgACATTTACTGCTGGTTCTAAAGATTGTAGGGGAGGTAGGTTCTGTGGAAATAATTTGTGAAATTCTGCTGTAGGTTTGTgactgtgctttcagctgtctaggccctaagctctgaaattccctccttaagTCCCTCTGCCCTTCTCTGTTCACTgtgtttaagatgctccttaaaacttatctcaTTGAGCAAATTttcagtcacctgtcctaatgtggCTTGGTATCAGATTTTGTTTAATAATAATGCTCCTATGGAGTGTCTTGAGAGGCTTTACTGCATTAAAGACACTGTATAAATATATATTATTGCAGTGTTGAAGGGGTGGGTATTGAGTTCAGTATCATAGTCACTAAGCCATTACCCATGCCCTATTCCAACTTTAAAGTGTTGGTCTGCAATCTTGCATAAATGACCCCAAATAATTAGATTCTATTAAATTTGCTATTATCACTTCTAACCATCAGTCTTTGAAGCAATTCTACCACAATAATCAGTTCTGCGTTTGGGATGTGTTACAGATTTAGATCTCCTGCAGTTGACTCTTGCTGCCCAAGTATCTACTTGAGGCAGTAACATAACCCAGAGGATGCACATAAGAGAATGGCTTTTTAAAATTGTGTTTTGAGCTGTCTATGAAAACAAAATGCATTGATACCTTTAATGGGTGGAGCTGTATATTTATGTCAAGGGAAAGGTGCCTGTAGATGATTTGAGTTGCAATGCATCCTTTCCAGTTTTTAAACTCTTGATTTCTTACGTTAACTTTCTTTCTCTTCCCAGATTCTGTTGATGGGGTGACTTCAAGCAACATGGTTAAATCCTTAGAGCCTTCCGTTAACGCTTTCAAGAGTGATTTATTGCCTCCTTCCACTACTACTGCTACTACAATGACCATGACAACTGACATTGCAGGGTTTAAGCCAATTGATGTTTTGAATTTTTCTTGTTCCTCAATCACCCAACCACTTATAACTCCAATCAATAAGCTTGCTACCAaagccatcaccaccaccactaaTTCCTGCCTGGTTTctgctctggttagtgcacaagAAAGTAAAGTTAGCAAAGGGCCCGAAGTGAGTGTAGCTGCGAGTACTGGGAGTTCTGCACCACCAAACACAAGTTTTAGCCTGCCTAGCACAGTGACCGTAATGCCAGCAGTCATTGGTGCCTCAGCTCCTTCATCTACGTTTAAGCCACTGTTTGGTCTGCCAGTGACAAACCAGACCAGTATAGTCTCGACGACATTCAGCTTGGCAATGCCAGTTACAACACCCACACCCTTGGTGGCATCAATAACATCAAGTCCCGCTACCTCAAAAATCTCATTCAAACCATTGTTTGAGAACTCTCCGACCCTTGCAACCTCAACCACCACATCTGCGCCATTCACATTTGGCCAGTCAACTCAAGCTGCAGTTAGTAATGAAACTACTGTTCTCACAACTTCTACGAAATCAAGTTCAACTCTGTTCCCATTTGCACCCTCCAGTACATTAGCAAGTTCAACCATTGATTCAGAAGCCAAGGGCTCAAAAACCACATTTAGTTTTGGTTTAagtgttgctgttccttcaaaaCCGAGTACAGCACCGAACGCAAACAACAACCTATCATCCCAGCAACTGTTTCAGTTTGGTTCAAACGCTTCAACAACCACCACTGTTGCACCCAGTGCTGTGTTCCAATTTGGGAAGGGCTCTGCAGATACAGCTACAACATCAGCTGGCCCACTAGCTCCTGCCTTTGGACAGGCAACAGTGGTTACAAGCCAGGCATCAACAAGCATTGCACCCACTTCAAATTTATTTGGGAATTTTGGCCCTTCGGTGTCAACACCTTCTACCACTTCAAGTGGCCAGCTTGCTCTCTCATTTGGAAACTCAGCAAAAACCTCCCTGTTTGGTAATGCCACAAGCACACCACCTTTTGGAGGTCCAGCAGCCCAGCTAAACTTTGGAGGCACTGGTAGTAAATCAACATTTGGAACAAATGCTGTCGCAACCCAACAAACTCCAAGTAAAACTCCTGCCTTTGGCAATGCTGTTACTCCCTTCAACTTTGGAGCTTCTCCTGCCAAGTCAGCCTTTCCAAGTACCACATCACAGTCTACATTTGGAACTCCCAGCCAGCCGGTTTTTGGGGGTGCTACGGCTCAGACTGGGTTTGGATCAACCTCTACACAACCGGTATTTGGCAGCACTTCGGCGACTTTCTCATTTGGTACAACCACCTCTTCCACTGCTGCCCCAATATTCAACGCTACCAAGAGTTCGGGTGGTGGTACAACTGGGTCGATCTTTGGCTCTTCACAGGTGGTTGGCTTTGGATCATCAAACCAGCCAGTTGTAACAACTACTGGTTTCACTATTACTGCGTCAAATCCAAATATGGCTACAGCTGGCTTCTTTGGTTCAAGTCAGAGTGGATTTTGCTCTTCAAACCCTTCCGTCCCATTTGCCACTTCCACCTCGACGTCATCATCTCAAAATATGTTTGGTTCAACATTGACTAACCAAGGCCAGCAGAACCAGACCACTCCACAGTTCAACTTTGGAGCTACAAATGCAGTTGAGAACAAACCTGCCTTTGGAGGTGAGTGAAGCTTTATTCCTAACCTGGCATTTAAAAAGTTGTCAGGGTTTGCTAAACATGTATGTCCTTCTTGACAGAAGTTAGTGTGGCCTTGTGTTGTCCCCAGTTACTTGAATTCTGATATTACTTTTATAGATTGCTAGAATCTACAGCCGGACCCTTCAAATTGGTTTGTACTTAATATTatcatgctttttaaaaaatgtcctaCAGTTTAATTTGCCTTTTTTGCATTTTGTGTTTTATTGTTTCTCTAAATGAGGAATACCAGTGATAGAGATTGGAAAAATGTTCTGCTTTTGGGCAGTACTGGCATAAAGCACTCCATTGTTGGCATGATGTAGATTAAAGTTAGCTACTGTTTCATGACTTGGCCTCAGACCTAGTCTCAACCAGCAATCCCATTACACTAGTATGAGTTTTTCATTCTTTGCATTGTCTGTTTTGATATCTAGTGTGTTCACGATAGAAACTAGATTGAGGGGATGTCTTTATGGTAGACTCGCAGTATTTTTGCAAgttttctgccatttcctcttGAAAATGTTTTGAATTCTTCTGGCACGTGATTCCATAGCAGCTGACATGTGCTTGAAATATCCCCAAGTGAGTGATGACCAAagattatttttgaaatgtagctaTTGTTGCTATGAAAGAAAATGTGACAGCCAACTTGCATACAAGAAGATTCCACAAAAACAAGGAAATGAATAACCCGTTAATTAGATTTTGTACTGCTTGTGAGATAgttgttggccaggacatcaggagaaTTCTGTGCTGCTCTTTGAAATATTGCCATAGAACCTCGTATCCATCTGAATGAGTAGATCGAACCTTGGCTTATGTTAACAATGAATTTGGTGCATATGATCTTGATTTAATTACAAGTGCAGGCAAATTGGGATGAATAACCCAGCTTCTGAGTTGAACTTAAATTTGATTCAGCGTCCAGACTAATAATTCCTTGTTCACCACCATAATGACTGAACTTGTGTTGAAGCTGCTGCCCATTACCTGACCTTTGGACCAAGTCACATTCTCATTGACTATGATTCACAACTGGCAACCTCTTGCTCTTCATGCCTAGTAGTATATTTGCTTACAAAGATATTGGTTGGCCAATCTTCTGTGTTGCTTAATGCCAGGTGAAACACAATTCTGTTTATACAGTTCTGTTATGAATTTGGTTACGACCTCTCTACGATAAAGACACAATTCTAAACCTACTTAAGTTTAGAAATCTCGGAAACATTGTGTTTAATTTGTAAGGTAACGTCTTCTGAGAAGACTTTTTTTGGCTTTGGAGACCAGGCATTTTGTGAATATAAAATTAGGGATTCTCAGATTGAGACTTAGGAAGGAAAGCAGTTGGAGCCCTTCGTTATTAAACCACTCTACTATGCAAGTAGAATTTTTAAGTATTAAGTGCAGGAACATTCTGTGCATTTAATTCAGTTATTTTAACATACCAATTGATTTTGGCCTCTAAGTTTTCTATTTGGTTAACACTGAAGTTACTTGTCCATGCGATACTTTTTTGTTCTGGTTGAGAGGGGAAAATTAAAATGTTTCTATTTCACTAGGAAATAGTTTCTTTTTCTCCCCCTTCGCTCTTAAACACATTGAGTCCCTCACTGAGCTACTCATCCAAGGCACTGGTTGCTCAAGTTTCCCTTATTCTTGAGAGTCGCAACTCAAAATGGACATTACAAAAGCGTCCCTTCACCCAGGAACGTTGTGACCAATTAAAGTGCCTCTACTGCTACCCCAATTCAGATCAAGTGTCTCAACACTGATGTATCCTGCGATTTTGTGcactgtgtggctcaaagatgACGACCTAACCTCTATGTCATTGGAGGAGTTTATATGAACATGTACTTTTAAATTATCTGTTAAACTCACATGCGTATGATTGAAATACTTATATTGAGTGCAGCACTGCCAGCTCCAAATTGGCTTTAATAACTGGGCAGAATTGTGCACGTTAGTCTTTTAAAGTAATTGTACTCCATCCAAATAGAACTTTAGTCTTTTAATATGATACTGCCTGAACGTTTTGAGCATGTTTAAAAAAATCACTCTTAAAATGGTCTCAAGTTTTGGTAATGCAATGCTTTGGTGGTAACTGAGCTACATTTTTGCTTCGGAATGCAGCATCAAAGATGGGGTAAGGGTTGTAACCCACCTTAATTCACCCACTGAGGAAGGCACTTCTGTCTCCTCCTTAATTTTCTTCCCCCTACCACTGCTCAAAacttattgtaaaaaaaaatcagcaagaacTTCCTGCAAATTGATGTTGGGTCTTGTTTACTATTATTGCTCAGTCAAATTTGCCCCTCATAGACTTCATTTCATTTCCATTTCACTGCATTACAAGATAAGTCTTTGTATAATTGTGTTTCTTTATGTCCCTCCTCTCATGAAGATGCTGACTCCCATTGAAGTACTATTCCCTGGGCACTTTGTCCAAATGGCTATTCTTTGTGTGAGCTTAATAGCAATGGTCTTAGCAGAGATCTCAATGTTTCTGAAAGCTCTGCACCAATATCCTCCAGTTTGATTGTTAGCTGTTGCAATTCTCAATTAAAGAGCTGAAGAGATACACTACTGGGTACCTCATCACCCCTCATGAGGGTCTTCAGTTACAGCATCACAGCCGATTCTGTTCTTGCAATATGCAGTAAGGGTTACTAGATAGTGATGAGCTGAAACCCTGGCTGAATTTCTTCACATGGCCTACAGGTTTTGAGATTATATGGAAAGGAGCAGGGAAATGGCATTAGATTGGATAACCCACATGAAAGTGTTTTGATCAATACACAAACTCGAACTGCTTTCTTCTGCACTATGATTTCTGATTCTGAATTGTCATATTCAGATTCACACAGCCAAGAGTAGAGCTGGTGCCTTCTAATGCCTATTATAGAGAAGCAGTGCTGATACCTTACAATATCAAAATGAAAATCAGTTTTGGTAGTCCAGAAGCTACATGGTGAGAGTTAataaaattattaatttattGCTTTAAAGATtggataaaattttaaaaatccatgttTGAATTATTGAAATTGGCCCATTTAAAATCTGACTTTGGCCAGTGGAGAAGATATAAATGTAATTGTGAATTTTTTAGGCATAGGCTTGGTCAATCAATTATTGTACCGAATGGGAAGCGTGATGGTTAGAGGTCTTAAAAATGACAATACTTAATTTGTTAATTATTACTGAACGATAGTGTAAATGAATAGATTTGCAGTGGTTTGATTTAATATGACCAGAGTTGTGTTGAATCTTGAATCATGTGGATCAGATTCTAACATTAAATGAAGTGCTTGCTAAAGTAGCCAACTCAGTTGTATGAATTACCTTGGCGATGTGATTGGTTTAATTCTCATTGTGGCAGGTTCCATGTTTGCATCCCCAGTTCAATTTATTTTGTCTGCTGAACTATGGGGGCCAGGATTTCCCTAGAAAAGCAGAGGGAAAATAGCATTCCCCTATAATATTGAACGGATATGCAGCCCACTCAGTGACATTGGCTCCACAGTTACATAGTCAAAGGTGTGATTTAAGGGATTGAAGACACAAAGTCATGGATTTTGAGGTTTTTGAAGGCAGAGCATGGTAGCCAAATGCTGATTGAATCCATGGATAAGAATTGCCTTTGGATGCCTTATCTGAGTGGTTAAGATTTGTTGATCAGCAATGGGCCATAATCTCTGtcggaaagtgctggcctgcaagaattagaagaaataaatatctATGTACCTGGCCTTGAAAATTACGTTGACACTTCTTTTtgctggagctgcttggggcctgcattgaaAGACTCCTCCCAAACCCAGTGAAGCCTAGCTCCAGTGTATTCAAGagggccatgcccccttttttacagaaccagctgccgtaaagcaggtgagtttaaagggccaggggcattgacaggccagggagaaggtaagtggataggttttgggggggcaggggtgtctggtggggaggggggtgatatCAGGTCGGAGGTGGAATTTGGGGATGGTGGCAAGGGATGCCAGAGtccgggggggtgttggggtgccGGAGtccggggtgggggagtggttgggtgCCAGTGTTCAGGGTGAGGGATGATTGAGGAGCCGGGAGTCCGGGGTATGTGTGGGTGTTGTTGAAGTCCGGCGTGGGGGGTTGGTTGTGGGTTGTTGGAGTCCGGGGGGAGTCTGGGGTGGGGATGTTGGAGTCTGGGCGTGAGGGTTTtaaaggtgtgggtgtgggggggaagtCCTGTGGTGTCGGCCTGGGTCTTTACagtagttactcagaagttagaagagattttaattctttctttttctgggtaactattggtaaaACCCCAGCGGAACCATCCGAAGATTGTGATTTAAACCGAATTctcggatggttcccagcgcagcgcaattgtccagaggaagtgtgcacttctgggcagtTGTCATGCAAACCCTTATCTAGGAACtacccagagggattccccagtgtaTCTTTGGGGTACACTCCAAATCCGACACTGGGGAGCACTGAAGTTACAGGCCACTGTATCTATGAAGGGCATTATAGCTAAAGCTGATCCTATTCTCCTGTAATATCCACATATATTTTACAGCCAGAGTTACTAAAAGCATTCAGAAAATAATGCAGATTGTGGAAGTTCTCATATTGCTCTCCAGTAGTTATTGGTTCCTATGTAATCCAGCTCCTGTGAAGAAAGCTGAATCACTGTAAATGAACCTTCAAAAACGGTGTTGAGGCCCATGCGAGTCTACCTGAAATGGTGTGAATGCAGAGTTTGTAAGTGCATTTTTTGTTCTAACCAGACTTTATAACGATTAATTGTTGCTGGTGACAGTCACCTTTTTTTTCCACTAGGGTTCAACTTTGGAACTCCCAGTTTGAACTTTGGGACTGGTAAGTTAATGCAATGCTGCAGTGTTCTGTAAGCTTTGGCTGCTCACTACTGGCTACTTTCCACCAGTAGCAAAGGGAGACATGTTAAAACAAAAGCTGTCTGCTTTAGAAGATCATTTTTACCTTGA
This sequence is a window from Carcharodon carcharias isolate sCarCar2 chromosome 10, sCarCar2.pri, whole genome shotgun sequence. Protein-coding genes within it:
- the pom121 gene encoding nuclear envelope pore membrane protein POM 121 isoform X3; translated protein: MSPAHKRSVITWAAGLSFALLLSFYILGWYLLGLLAVAPVWVYYSSLQGVGPRPGPRVLLDRTKAFLLGTRWAEVVHSKLNGGGGQWRGRGRSARSRSQPGLWNPGRAQGNSCKWEVVNCEERNPLAAACASERSPANLMMGSYLSNENSAQPTFGSRELKNRYSRPNPIQTPTRRLSFGEHQAMMNKFTVTPRRRYPIHQPQYSVPGTLPTVRWDGYQKKNVLSSRNSPMVHSPVTVKIARPDASIMRSPLFDYMMSPTLSPLIDPCSKATVLSALKESRKRTVEDDTGRTLISERENKRRRHDSSGSGHSAFEPLLANGAPASLIPKPGTLKRSTNSQCSDDPISKRSRTSSISSLNSTCVGGKHTSPRNPIFSSYSSTRGHVQGFKNYLSLRNASPLSSPASSRSETPERPGKKIREEEVQRSDASTPVKVDRADKDQPVEEETVSPLSKLSPSTVDSSPSEGDGKRKRKIPLLSKRKGDQLTLHPPLELGYTITADDVDSEKKAGLDRIKKALEEKEEPSKSPAPVTTATLPSLSITFTAPAVESSYDPTATSTSISAIVSNPLLASLKKMQNCTNSVTNSDSVDGVTSSNMVKSLEPSVNAFKSDLLPPSTTTATTMTMTTDIAGFKPIDVLNFSCSSITQPLITPINKLATKAITTTTNSCLVSALVSAQESKVSKGPEVSVAASTGSSAPPNTSFSLPSTVTVMPAVIGASAPSSTFKPLFGLPVTNQTSIVSTTFSLAMPVTTPTPLVASITSSPATSKISFKPLFENSPTLATSTTTSAPFTFGQSTQAAVSNETTVLTTSTKSSSTLFPFAPSSTLASSTIDSEAKGSKTTFSFGLSVAVPSKPSTAPNANNNLSSQQLFQFGSNASTTTTVAPSAVFQFGKGSADTATTSAGPLAPAFGQATVVTSQASTSIAPTSNLFGNFGPSVSTPSTTSSGQLALSFGNSAKTSLFGNATSTPPFGGPAAQLNFGGTGSKSTFGTNAVATQQTPSKTPAFGNAVTPFNFGASPAKSAFPSTTSQSTFGTPSQPVFGGATAQTGFGSTSTQPVFGSTSATFSFGTTTSSTAAPIFNATKSSGGGTTGSIFGSSQVVGFGSSNQPVVTTTGFTITASNPNMATAGFFGSSQSGFCSSNPSVPFATSTSTSSSQNMFGSTLTNQGQQNQTTPQFNFGATNAVENKPAFGGTTAPGFGQSTPSGNFSFGTTGAPASNFGSPGAGAAAASTFAATPTFSIGAGSRPTGTRQRLQARRQHVRKR